The sequence below is a genomic window from Sorangiineae bacterium MSr12523.
CTGCGCCTCGGAGAAGAACTCTTCGCGCGCCTTGTCTCCGAGATCTCCGCGCCCTCCCCCACCGTGCTCGGCCATCGATTCAGCGCTTCACTTCGCCCGGCACCGCCACGCCTGGCACACTGCTCCTAGGCGGCGCGCTCAAAAGGCGCACACACGTGGCACGGAGCTGCTCCGCCGTGAACGGCTTCGGCAGGTAGGCGTTGGCACCGAGGGCCAGCCCCCGGTCGACATCCCGCTGGGCAGCCAGGGTGGAGATGATGACCAAGGGCGTCGAGCGATGGTGCTCGGACTTGCGGATGAAGTGGATCAGCTCCAGGCCGTTGATGTCGGCCATGTTGATGTCCGTAATGATGAGGTCGTAAGGACCGCGCGGCAAAAGCCGCATGGCGTCGAAGCCGCTGGTCGCTTCCGTGACCTGACATCCGCCGAGCGCAGCCGCAAACTCCGCGTCTTCCAAAATGGCGCGCACGAATGCCCGCGCCGAGGCCGAATCTTCCACCACGAGAACTTTGGGCATCGCTATCCCGTATACCGCGCGGAAGCTTACTACGCCGCGCGGGCGAAAGCTCGCACCGTGTTCCGGAATCGACCGGTTTTTGGACCCCCAATCCCAATCGAGGAAGACTACTCTTAGGCTCCATGCAGCCGGCGAAGACTGCGGCGGTCCTCATCATTGGCAACGAGCTCCTCTCGGGCAAAGTCGAGGAGGCCAACCTGCCCTTCCTGGCGCGCACGCTTCGCGAGTTGGGGATCCAATTGCGCCGTGTCGTCATGGTGCTCGACGACATCGAGACGATTGCGCGTGAGGTGCGCGAGCTATCGGCGTCGCACGACTGGCTTTTCACCTCCGGAGGGGTCGGACCGACGCACGATGACGTGACCGTCGATGCCGTGGCGAAAGCGTTCGGCGTCGCCGCGGTGACGAGCCCCGAAATGCGCACCATGCTGCTCGAGCACTACAAAGAGCGCTGCACCGAAGGTCATCTGCGCATGGCGCTCATTCCCGAAGGCGCCACGCTCGAGACGACGGAAGCCATCCGCTGGCCAACGATTCGCTTCAAGAACACCTGGCTCATGCCCGGCGTGCCGGAGGTCTTCCGCATGAAGATCCCCGTGCTCGTGGAGAAGCTCGGGCAAGAGGTGCCGTACATCTCGACCGCGGTCTACACCAAGATGGAAGAGGGCGACCTGAAGCCGCTGCTGGACGACGTCGTCGCCGCCTTTCCCGAGGTCGACGTGGGCTCGTACCCGAAGTGGCTCGACCCTTCGTACAAGACCAAGGTGACCTTCGACGGCCGCGATCGCGCCCAAGTCTTCGCCGCGCGCGACCGCTTTCTGTCGACCCTGCCCGAAAGCGAACCGCAGCGCGTCGACTAACGCGCCGGCGGTGGCGGAGGTGCCACCAAGGGCCCCCGCTCCACCACGACCTCCTTCGTCATCCCCTCGCGCACAATCTGAAGCCGCACCCGCGTCCCGACTTGGCCCGACAATGCCTGATGCAAGTCGTCCCCACTCATCCCCTTTGCCGGCTTCCCATCGATGGCCGTGATCTCGTCGTCCACCAGCAACCCTGCCCTGGCCGCCCCCATGTCCGGGGGCACGTCACGTACGAAAACACGCCCGTTTTCGTTATTTTTGGCGAGAATTGCCCCAATGGAGCCCGTCCAAGTCGTGCCACAGCCGGTCGCTAAAAGCGCTGCGCAAAAGGACAGGAAGAGCCAGGGGTGGACGCGATTGCGTCCCCGGGAAAGAAGGATCCAGTTTGATTTACGGGTCGACATAGGTGAAAAAACGTATCCGAAGGTGGACACAGCAGATTCAGCGGAGGGGCGTAGTCTAGGCCGTTGCTTTCACGTAGGCCCGCTAGCTACACTTGGGCAGAAGCGGAACCGCTTCCTCAACCGAGCGCCTACCTTGACTTTGACCCGGGCCCCCTCGCGAGTGCGAACAGACGACGAACTCCGATGTGGAAGCTGATTATCGAGGACGAGGAGGGCAAACGGACGGTCGTCCCGCTGACGCGTGACGATTACACGATCGGCCGCAAGGAGGGGAACAACATCCGCCTCACCGAGCGCAACGTGTCGCGTGATCACGCGGCGTTGCATCGGAAGAAGAATGGCGCCGCGCCGGTATCGCCGCGCACGCCGCCGCAGTCGGTCCCGCCCAGCAACCCCACGTTCTTCCTGGAAGACCACCAGAGTTACAACGGCGTCTACGTCAACGGCCTGCGCGTGGCGCAAACGCAGGATCTGCTGCACGGCGATCTGATTCAGATCGGCGACTACCGCATCGTGCTCCACGACGATGCCGCCGTCGAGCAGGTGCCCGCGAACGCCACGATTCCGGACGACACCAAGGCGACGCTGCCGAACATCACCACGCGCGGCTCGCTCCTGCTCGAGCGGCCGAATCGTTTGGTCATGCTCGCCGGCCCCACGCCCGGGCTCGAGTATCCGCTCGATCGCGAGCGCCTCACCATCGGCCGCGCGGAAGATGCGGCCATCTCGGTGAATCACAATTCGGTCTCGCGCCTGCACTGCGAGATCCACTCGCTCGGCGAAGGTCGCTACGAGATCGTCGACAAGGGCTCGTCCAACGGCGTGCGGGTGAACGGCTCGGA
It includes:
- a CDS encoding response regulator: MPKVLVVEDSASARAFVRAILEDAEFAAALGGCQVTEATSGFDAMRLLPRGPYDLIITDINMADINGLELIHFIRKSEHHRSTPLVIISTLAAQRDVDRGLALGANAYLPKPFTAEQLRATCVRLLSAPPRSSVPGVAVPGEVKR
- a CDS encoding competence/damage-inducible protein A, whose amino-acid sequence is MQPAKTAAVLIIGNELLSGKVEEANLPFLARTLRELGIQLRRVVMVLDDIETIAREVRELSASHDWLFTSGGVGPTHDDVTVDAVAKAFGVAAVTSPEMRTMLLEHYKERCTEGHLRMALIPEGATLETTEAIRWPTIRFKNTWLMPGVPEVFRMKIPVLVEKLGQEVPYISTAVYTKMEEGDLKPLLDDVVAAFPEVDVGSYPKWLDPSYKTKVTFDGRDRAQVFAARDRFLSTLPESEPQRVD
- a CDS encoding PDZ domain-containing protein, with product MPPDMGAARAGLLVDDEITAIDGKPAKGMSGDDLHQALSGQVGTRVRLQIVREGMTKEVVVERGPLVAPPPPPAR